A window of Bacteroidia bacterium genomic DNA:
GGAGGAAAACATGAAAATTATGTATGTTGTTGATTATCCAACAACTGTGAAAGGGATCGGTATTGCTGCCTCTAATGAGTATATTGCAGAAACTTCTGTAAAAGGCGGTGACCAGTTTGATTTGAAGGTCGGCAAAGAGGTTGTAAAAAACAAGTTAAAACTTCAACAACTTAATGTTATTGACAGAGTAACTGATGATAAAATTGCTGATGCTAATTTTATGCTAAAAAACGCACTAGAAATTTTAGAGAATTTAATGGAAAGGAAAGAAAAAATTCAAAGTCAAAAAGAAGAAATTCTTGCGAAATTAAAGGAGTATTAATATGAAAGAATTAAAAAGAGAAACAGAAGTCTATAAGGTTGATACTGAAGAAGCCGCGGCAGCACTAATAGAAGAATTTAAAAACAATGCTATATCTGGAGATTATCAAGTCACTAAATATGAGAGCAAATATCGCAATAAAAAAGTAAAGGGCGAAATTGTAGAAGAATTTTATGTAGTGACTATTCAAAAAGACTACAACATTGAGGAGTAAATTATGGGAATAGAAACAGAAGCGCTAGCAATTTTTGAAAGCATCCTCCAAATGGATGATAAAGAACTTGAATCAGGCTACGATGATTTAATGAAATTGTTTGAATTTGAGGGCAATTTTGAACAAGCATTAATTGAAAAACTATCCTATTGCCGTGCAAACAATCTTACAGAAGATGATTTATTGGAAGAAAATAAAATAACATTAGATGCTTTTAGTGAAGTTGAATTATCTCCAATTAAACAAAAATTTATTAGTTTTCTTATGGAGACTGCTGTAAAAGTAAATAATAGAATTATTGAAGATGGACTTTATCCAAAAGTAAAAGTTAGAGTTGAGCGTTTACCACACAATCAAAAATTACCTGAGTATGCTCATGAAAATGGAGATAGTGGATTAGACGTTTATACAGTTGACAATTTCAATATTGAACCAAATAC
This region includes:
- the dut gene encoding dUTP diphosphatase, coding for MGIETEALAIFESILQMDDKELESGYDDLMKLFEFEGNFEQALIEKLSYCRANNLTEDDLLEENKITLDAFSEVELSPIKQKFISFLMETAVKVNNRIIEDGLYPKVKVRVERLPHNQKLPEYAHENGDSGLDVYTVDNFNIEPNTAVIARTGIKVAIPLGYELQVRPRSGMSLKKEYQNLFVANSPGTIDANYREEVGIILKNIGNEVITIEANMRIAQLVLAPVVKLSWVEVKNINDFPSDRQGGFGSSGEK